Proteins from a genomic interval of Quercus robur chromosome 9, dhQueRobu3.1, whole genome shotgun sequence:
- the LOC126700830 gene encoding universal stress protein PHOS34-like — protein sequence MHDKMRHPDEVTATPTSSSSSNNQKKLEDDFDTFIALKAADLARPLREAQIPYKIHIVKDHDMKERLSLEVERLGLSAVIMGSRGFGSVHRGNDDGGVSDYCVHHCICPIVIVCYPKDKDAVAEAVLTIKEGEEDDEAVIKTVPIEGVHEKG from the exons ATGCATGACAAAATG CGCCACCCCGATGAAGTAACCGCCACCCCGACGTCGTCTTCTTCCTCCAATAATCAGAAGAAGTTGGAGGACGATTTCGACACGTTCATCGCTTTGAAAGCCGCCGATCTGGCGAGGCCGCTGAGGGAGGCGCAGATTCCCTACAAGATCCACATCGTGAAGGATCACGACATGAAGGAGAGGCTGAGCCTCGAGGTCGAGAGGCTCGGACTCAGTGCTGTCATCATGGGAAGCAGGGGATTCGGCTCCGTTCACCGCGGCAACGATGACGGCGGCGTCAGCGATTACTGCGTCCACCACTGCATCTGTCCCATCGTCATCGTCTGCTATCCCAAAGATAAGGATGCCGTCGCTGAAGCTGTCCTCACCATCAAGGAAGGGGAGGAGGACGATGAGGCTGTGATCAAGACTGTCCCCATTGAAGGTGTCCATGAGAAAGGTTAA